The Miscanthus floridulus cultivar M001 chromosome 6, ASM1932011v1, whole genome shotgun sequence genomic interval ctaacccttgctaaaatgtgccaaccaccaagtgtatcaccttgtgcacatgtgttagcatattttcacaaaagcattttcaagggtgttaacactccactagatcctaaatgcatatgtaatgagttagagcatctagtggcactttgataaccgcatttcaatacgagtttcacccctcttaatagtacggctatctaacataaatgtgatcacactcgctaagtgtcttgatcaccgaaacaaaatggctcctactatttatacctttgccttgagccttttgtttttctctttctttttttccaagttcaagcatttgatcatcaccatgccatcaccatcgtcatgatcttcgccattgcttcatcacttggagtagtgctacctatctcataatcactttgataaactaggtaagcacttagggtttcatcaattaaccgaaaccaaactagagctttcacacgggcccttgtgtcctagcttatgaaccaaggactcgtaggtcatctcaaataggaaggctcctattacATCGGTGTTGGCAACATTAGGAAactcgttgcactaccgagagaagcgtcggatgtacccgtggagggtATCACCGGCCTTCTgatgatagttcttgaggtcccatgggttcccagggtgcttgtatgtgccctagaagtttcccacaaagatctcctttagatccacccaactctggattgcgttggacggtaggtgttccaaccacgctcgtgccgaatcggccaagaacagtggaaggttgcggataatgaaatcatcattatccgcaccaccagcttgacaggcaagctgatagtctttaAGCCAAAGTCCAGgatttgtctccccagagtatttagggatattggtaggtggttgataccttggtgggaatgcagcgttgaggatgtcccggttgaaggcctgaggccctggcAGGCTAGGGCTCAGGCTCCGGTCCTCGCtgctgtcatagcgtccgccatgtcgaggatgatagctgtggtgggctccttctcttgggtcatTATAGGTGCGTCtatgggcgtcgatggtgctgcatgcgtcacggttgcggccgagacgttgatgtatcTGGGCCACAGCGCACTACCTGTtgccttgtggtgcttggtggactaaCACACCAAGGGCATacgctggctggtgttgagctcaTGTCACCAGGACAACGAGCTTTCTACTTGCTGCGCCGCCGCATGCTTGAGCAGCGTGCATATTtcatggtgggcccgatgatccttgggtgttgtgacctctggaaggccatgaagcaaggccattgtggtggtgatgttctggcttacccgagcgaagtgaggaagggtttcatcatcagcgatgatccttcggtttacgtCACGGGCCACGATGCGTGCGCGCCCATCGTTTCTACGGTGTTCAATCTCCTGATCGACCTCCGTGTACTCCCAAACAAGCTATTGTCCAACATCGTCTACCTCCTGCTTTTAGGTTCTCAGCTACTCCACCCCTACGTGAGGCGAGGCCGCTGCTCCCCCTTTGATTCCACCATCAAGGTTTCCTGCCAGAGTAGTCTCCTCCGCAGAGacgctttcgacatgtcccttgGGGGtttctaccatgaaacattcctaggagaggtgatggctccccctgctagagttagagccaGAGTCCAACCCTAGCCCCTccatgaggaggccatggagggattccatgacgcttttgatcatccccacgaactcgctgtTCGTGGGAGATAGGATCAtgtgctgtgccacaaggtggcttacggTCGCCGCGGTGTTGCGAAGGCCAAACAGAAGCACCATCGAGGTGCTCTATGTGGagtgttccagagagagggtgaggcggcatggatcctccctagatggctaggGTCTGAGGGAGACGCCGAGCTAGTGCTCAAGCCTCCTGTAGCTGAagtcgatggaggggagagattggatggcaacGTGGGCCAaagccaactctcctcccaccgtgacgatgaagtctaggtcaccaaagTGCATGTGTGCGCCTGGGACCTAGCTGtttgcgtggctagccatccgaggcttgatttggaacacgcaaaggcccctacctggcgtgccaactgtcggtgtttcgaacaaacaccggctagtaaatttataattgttgtacgttaggctcggatggtgtactaaaggacacaagatttatactagttcaggtagAATGTCTCtatgtccagtctgctgctgctcatgttattagtaccaaaaaaggttcgtagtagcgggtacaaacggtcgagagagggacaggtcccaagtctctgatggaaaggtcgaaaggacgccaagagctcggttgctgctcggtccccttagtggggtgccctgcccacccttttatagaccaaggggggagtaggggttatagacgggagaaagaggaaaaaaccagaggtagagaaggtcctttgagggagccgggtcttccttttcccctgtGCCTGCCCTACTAACATGGTAGATCATGCCATGAATGGCGTATTCGTTGATCCTCatagggccatgccctggcctcttttagcaagtgggtgcgtcccatcctacaccgGTGGATGGTGCGGCGTGCTAGAGAGCCGAGCTATGACCCTTCGAGGAGTagatggggaagtgaccatatgtcCGTCACTGTGGATGATGTGAGCTCTATCTTGGATCATAGTGATTGTCGTATGCTCGTGTTAGTATCTGTGTCTAAAGgatgatggcggcgcctacaacactgtgggacaaaagtcagcgcctacaacactgtttgggctctgtcaGGTTGGAAAGGGCCTAAAGCGCCCGTCACATTGTATCCTGACAGTACCTTCCTGTAGGCAcgcagggcatggccctcggtactgtggttgactcgaatgtcttgTTGAACCCTGTGCTCGTATTTATGAAGGAACAGAgtgtagccatcgggcgaggcggagctagccctcggccGTCAGGTGAGGCAAAGCTAGCCCTCAGGCatttgggcgagatggagcctgccctcagccatcgggcgaggtggagcctacccccagacatcgggtgaggcggtgTCAGTCCTCAGGCgttgaggcggagccagccctcagccgtcgggcgaggcagagccagacCTCAGGCGTTCGACAAgatggagcctgccctcagccgtcgggcgaggcggagtcttagccctcgggggtcaggcgaggcggaaccaatcttccgctTGTttaggcaagaagtgtagtagcattcttgtctgaccggaagcatcaaagttcgatggttattgattccacctcattgggtaccccagtattagatCCCCGACAGATAGCTATACCAGTCGTCATAGATGTATCACCTCATGAATAAACCGTCACAAACAATAGAATTCTATGATGCTTTCTTAGAATGTCACCAGTAAAACGTCATGTAAAGCCTTATTTCTTGTAGTGCATGCACGATTGTGTTTTAATTTTAAACTTTGGGAGATGATAGAGAACACCAAGTTTTGTGTTAGAAAATACATTATGAGTTTTTCATCATTATGTTTTGTATAGTTTTTTGTCTATAGTGTTAATATATTATTAAATTCCTAACCTATCAAAATAATGATGAAAAAATTAAGATGTATATTTCATTGATTTTTTTATGAAATTCTGCTACCTTGCAATTTTTAGATAATGTTGGATGCTTAGTAACTAGGAAGGTGGCACTTGAAGAAAAGTTCAAATGTTCCAAATACTGGTGACTTATATATTTTCTTCTACTTTTGTTTTGAGGGGGATATATTTTCTTCTACTAGTTCAGTACATAAAGGTAAAGACTCCAATTAAGGCAAGGCAATCGTTGGGCTGATAGAATGGCTGTCCGCTTTGTCTAGGCCCATGTACGCCGGCCCAGAGGTAACATAACGTGGATGTTGCGTTGTTGGCTAGGCCAGAATCGGAGAGGCCCATTAAAATGCATCATCATCGAGTAGTGTTCCTTGTTCATTTTGGTTTGGTTCCTACGTTAGACGACCGATATATATCGAGATTATAAAGTTTGGTGTCTCATGTATTCTATCTATACGATGCAAATTGATTAATCTTTACCTGCCGTTCACTATTGATTAACCCCGCCGCGCCATGTCTACCAAGGCACTAGTGTTAACGCTTTTCTGATCACACACTACATACAGTAGTCCAAAAAAAAGATGGTTGGAAGTTGGACGTGAAATAATAAGGCGGCGGTGGCGGAACTTTTACAGCTTGGATAGTTTCATGTAATTAGGTGGCGGGAAATTCATCAATATTTAGTTTATCTCGGACTCGAAAACTCCAACACAAAAGCTTTGGAATAATAAGGTTTATCTCAACAGACAATCTAGACCAGCTCACTCGCATCTTTCACCACTATTGCAGGGTCAATCATGTGGATTAGGGTCTCGATGTACGACACGACCCTCTCTTCAAGCTGCTCCACTTTATCGTCTGGTACACCCCGCACAAACCCTTCACTAATTGACTGAAAGATGATGCTAGGGTAGGGTACTGTTGATTTTGCCCCTAAGGGCATATGCCCCCACGCACATAACAGCATGACTGCTATCGTGGCCCGCAGGAGAAGGAAACTACAAACTTGACCGTAGTTCACGGGGGATTATGTGAAATAATCTTAATGTGCACACACTTGACTGCCTATGGTAGCCAAGAGGCACCGCGTTAAGTGGTCCTCACGCAAGTGGTATGCAGTGTCTGCAACGGATGAAGTCTAAAATCTTGTCCAAGAGTCGGCATCTTTGATAGGCCTTGGGCAAAGGCAAGCTACGCAGGTAGCACTTACAAGCCCTGTTGAACTTCCTGTTCTTGATTCATCCGGAGTATAGAGCATGCCCCTCGATGCACTGCAAAAAAAACACATTAGTAACAAGGCATGGTAAGGAAAGAAAATATCTGATTAGGCGTGTATAGCTGGAACTGGAAGATGGTGGCTTTAGAGGGCCGAAGCAGACATTGCAGTCTAACAGGTCTTTATCGTCTAGTACGTCCCACGCGAACCCTTCACTAATTGACTGGACGATGATGGTAGGGTAGAGTACTATTGATTTTGCCCTTAAGAGCATATGCCCCTATGGTGGTGTTCGCTGGTCTGAGGAAACCAGCCAGCCGGTTGGTTCATGGGGGTTGTTCTTCGCCCTCGACCTCGCCGTTTTTCGCCATTGCTGCCAGTGGCCACCACACCACTAGCCTGTACGTGCCCTGTGTGTTGTGCCTGTGCGTCAGTGCATGATGGTGGTGGATCAATACAGTGCAAGAGCGGCACAGTATACTATAGTACCACATTTCCGCTACGATGCGCTGGGCCTGCTGGCCGCCTGGGGCTTGGCTTGTCACTTGTGAATACTGATATGCTGCCAGAgacagagagggagggagaggagcaATGTGGTGGCAGCTGCAAAGCGATTCGCTATGGGTAGGGCCTCTGGCATGCAGGTGTAGCGGCAGGCAGTGAGCGATGCGGTGTACTCTTTACATTTTGTTTGTTATTAATAAATGTCCTATTCggttgaacttatcagccatggtacagtattttctctcacaataaattagcttcagccggcttatcagtcaAATAGCTCAAAAAAGTGGATGAAACTTTATTCTTATTACATTATTTTAAAAGAAAAAAGACGGTCGGGCAGCCAGTTTGACGCACTCACCGCACTCGTGTCGCCCAGGCCCAGCTTGTTCTCAAGTAACTTCTTATTTTCTACCTCCCCCTCTTATGAGAGTGGAAAAATATAGAAAATACTTTTATGTAAGTTTTTTCTTGAATATATAAAAGATGTGTACAACATTGTATTAAGGTAGGGTAGTAGCAACAACTCTCGCCTATCTAGCTACATATGGTCACCCCGTAAATGGACCATGGGTGGTGGTGGATTAGTACAGTCCGAGAGCTATGGTCATACCGCATTTCCGTTGCGATGTGCTGGGGTCTGCTGGACGCTTGGGCCTTAGCTTGTCACTTTTGAATACTGATTTACGGTGAGAGAGGGAGCAGTGCGGTGGCATCTATATAGCGATTCGGTTGCTACAAGGTGGGGGCTCTGGCCTGCAGCTGCATCTTTTATGTTTTGTTTGTTATTAATAAAAGGTGGATGAAactttattattattatgttATTTTAAAAGAAAAAGATGTGTTGGGCAGCCAGCTTGAGCGCACGTACCGCGCTCATGTCTCCCGGCATGTTCTCAAGTAACTTCTTATTATCTATCCCCCTTTCCACTCTCttcaaaaaaaaacttttgaAGAGTGGAAAAATATAGAAAATGGTTTTTATGTAGAGTAGTTTCATACAAACAACACGCTTTCGCTAAACATCGTAGGTGGTCTACAGGATTAGAGCTTTTGGCTAGACCATCCTAGCCTACCGGTTTACAGATCGATATTACATAAATGATAGATAACCAAGATAAGGGCAGCGTGATTTTTATGTAAGTGATTATGTAAACGATGATTCAGAAAGTAAGGTTTAGAAAGACTCCGGGGATGCTAGCACTTTGGTTCATGCCGGTTGATTTTTCGTGAAAAGAAACGGTACAGTGTAACAAGCAGCGACTCTCGTCTATATATCTAGCTACCGTGTAGATGGACCTTGGATCAAAATCATACGCAGTATCTCGTGTCCATGCATCGTATCGTATATGGTATGATCCACATCCAGCCACGCATCTTGTTGCCTCTGCCGATTATTGAGAGCCGAGAGCGCACTTCTGCGTGCCCCACACGGCAGCTAGCCAATACGAACAACTGCACCAAGCAAACACTGTAGCTACCAATGCTCACACACAGCTGCCCGGTTCATCCGGCCATCCGTCCGGTCTACGTGTACGATGTCGTCGTGGCGACGcgcgcggcctcgaggtcggcgGCGTCGGAGGGGGCGGTGGAGAGCGCCCGCTGCAGCTTCTTGCGGCCGCCGGCACTGCGCAGGCGGAGCAGCATCTTCTCCCCGACGAGGGGCTTGCTGCGCCGGCGCTCCGTGATGGCGATGGAGATGTCGTTGGGGAAGAGGTCGCGGTGCACCACCGCGTGCAGCACCGTGGTGAGGAAGAGCGCCGCCACGGCCAGCGTCGCGGCCGCCGACAGGCCGATGCACATGCACTGCGTGAACGCGTTCTTCACCTCAGACGAGTAGCGGATGGACGCGATGGCCGCGCTGGTCATCGGGAACGTGTAGGCCCACCACGCCAGCGAGAAGCCGAACCCTCGGAACAGGTTGATGCGCACGGCCAGCGACGCGTACAGGAACATGGCGATGAAGTAGGCGACGCGGGAGCCGTAGCCGAACTCGCCGGTGATCCACGCCCAAGCCAGGCACGCCACGCTGGGCGCCGCCACGAACAGGAAGAACACCGGGTGCAGGTCCCGGGGCAGCGTCTCGCTCGTCGGCAGCCGCTGGTATAGCGTCACGAACAGCACGATGTAGTGCGCCAGCCCGACGGCGAAGAAGAACATGGGCCCCTCCTTGAGCCCCATGATGCCGCCCAGCAGCGCGCCGACGAAGTTTCCGACGATGGAGAGGTGGTTGGACGGGTTCGCCACGCGGGACAGCCGCCGCTGCCCGCCGGAGATCCACTGCCCGTAGATCTTGAGCTCCAGGCACACGATGGGCGCCATGAGCACGTACCAGAGCCAGTGCGGGAGCGTCGCCGCCACCAGGTCCGGCACCCCGATCGCCAGGAACAGGCACGCGATCCACGGCGCGAAGAAGAAGTTGACGCGGATCGGGTGGTAGTACTCGCGCCGCACCGCCTCGAAGTAGAAGACGAGCTTGCAGGCGTAGAGCGCGGACACGGCGAGCATGAGCGCGACGGAGACGCACCACAGCACCAGGTTGATCTTGACGGTGATGTGCAGGAACCGCGTGGACGCCGAGATGGCGATCCGCTTCCACAGGATGGCCTGGCTGCTCATGCCCAGGCACATGCCGAACGCCGACACCGGGAACCGGAGCAGGAACGGCCACGTCTTGTCGGACGGCAGGATCAGCTCCTCCGAGGACTGCCACCAGTACCACAAAACAGCACCACGGTCAGCTTCTTCATCGGCATCATCAGCTACAGCTAAACGGGGGAAGGCGGCGAGCCTAGACGCACGCCACGTGGCGTTCGCATGAGCAACGCTCATGGACTcgctagtactagtagtagtatgatCAGAGCCACTACGGATGGATGATGATGTCATCGGCAGCAGTACCCTCAGCTTGTCGAGCTCGGGGCCTTCCAGCGCGGCGAAGAAGCGCTGCACTCTGGGCATGGAGGAGTTGCGGAGGTCGCTCGCCGCGTCTTCTTCCTCCGGCTCCTCCCCCTGCTGCGGCTGTTGCTGCGCCGGCGGCAGCCTGCTGCTGCCGAGCAGGTGCGTGGTGATCTGCTTCTCCAGCTTGCCCGACCACGTCTTGAACGAGTCGTAGCTGGTGTCCCTGCTGTCCCTGCGCTCCTTGGCCGgtggcgccgtcgccgccgcgtacGGCGCCGATGCGCTCCGGGCGAAGTCGTCGTGGCCCCGGTTGGCGCCGTCGCCCTCCGCCGGCGCAGCGGGGATCGGCTGGGACCGGAACACCATCTTGCTAGGCTGCGcgagcgccatggccgccgacgCCGCCGGGGCGCGCggcggcatcatcatcatccgcGGCGGCGCGTCCGTGACGGCGGCGTCCCGCTCCCGCTGTAGCTCCGCCTCCATCCTGCTGGAGACGTCGAACCCGCCGGTCGGCGACGCCGGCAGGCTGATCGAAACCGAGCGCCCCACGAGGGGCGCGGACGACGGCAGGAACGGCGAGTACCCCGGGGACGCGGCCATGTCATCACCTCCGTGTCGCCGCTCTCGTTCCTACGAACACCGGCACGCAGACTGTTCATACTCATGGATCCGCCGTCTCGAAGACTCGAAACGAAGGTGCATGGCGAGTGACACGAGGACTCACCCTGAACGCCGCCGGCTCCTCGGGGGAGAATACGCTCGACGGGATGCGGACGCCGACGGCGTCCGGGTGCACGAGCGCGGGACGTGGCGGCACCGCGAACTCGTCCGTCTCCATGAACCTCGAGAAACCTGCGACGCAGATGCATACATACAATGAAACCGTCAGGGGATTCAAAACACATTGCCGATCACATGTCTGCTTGCTCGTTCATGGAAGGATCTCTGGTGTCTCGATGGGTAGGTAGAGTGATGTTCTTACGATCGCACGTAGAGCACCGCGCCATTGTTGTTCGCCTACGACGTAGTCCAGTGCAAGCTACTTGTGTTGTGGTCTTGTGAAAGCACACACACAcgtatatatataggtgttcgaGGCAAGCAGGGTGCAGAGAGGTAGAGGCACGTCGGCAGCAGAATGAATGCCGACGCATCAGGAACCGTCCATATGTGTGGCGCCTGTGCAGCCGTGCAAGACTGCAGGGCCCTCCCCGGCAAATCTCCAGACTTGTGGCTCGCAGCTTCCGTTCTGCAAGTATAGCGGGTGTTTGGCACAGATGGCATGAACCTTTCCTGAGCTGCAGGCAACCTGAGGAGACCATGGCCGCGCTAGTTCCGCCAGCAGCTGCTGGGGGAAGAGAACAGTCAGGCAAGCAGGCCGGCTGACTAGCTGAGACACTGCAGTGCCAGTGAGTGTGCAATGAATCGCAAATGGGGCGATGATGTGCTAGTTGATAGGACGACCGTCATATCAGGAACTTATTGCTTGCCTTATCGTTCTCCCAAGTTCTAAAAAAACGCCTTGTTTAGATTTTaaatttttgtaatctggacattgtagcacgttttgtttgtatttgacaaactttatccgatcatagactaactaggcttaaaagattcgtctcgtgatttacaactaaactgtgcaattagttattttttttacctacatttaatactccatgcatgcgtccaaaaattgatgtgatgaagagagaatgaaaaaacttaaaatttagaggtgatctaaacaaggccccagtcAGTTTTCATTCAACCTTCCAGTCAGTCTTCTTCACAAATCAAAATGCATCCGGATTCTAGTTCTTTTTTTAATGAAATGAATGGTGGTTCTTGCATCTGGGTCCATACtactaggcctcgtttagatcgtaagttttttcactctctctatcacatcaaatctttaaacacatgcatagagtattaaatatagataaaaaaataactaattataaagtttgattgtaaattacgagacgaatcttttgagcctagttaggtcatgattggacaataattatcaaatacaaacgaaagtactacagtgccaaatactaattcctaacctcaatctaaacaaggccctgatgACAAGTTGAGTGCCAGTCGCTAGGATTTGTTTTATCAATGGACAAA includes:
- the LOC136461502 gene encoding S-type anion channel SLAH2-like isoform X2, with protein sequence MAASPGYSPFLPSSAPLVGRSVSISLPASPTGGFDVSSRMEAELQRERDAAVTDAPPRMMMMPPRAPAASAAMALAQPSKMVFRSQPIPAAPAEGDGANRGHDDFARSASAPYAAATAPPAKERRDSRDTSYDSFKTWSGKLEKQITTHLLGSSRLPPAQQQPQQGEEPEEEDAASDLRNSSMPRVQRFFAALEGPELDKLRSSEELILPSDKTWPFLLRFPVSAFGMCLGMSSQAILWKRIAISASTRFLHITVKINLVLWCVSVALMLAVSALYACKLVFYFEAVRREYYHPIRVNFFFAPWIACLFLAIGVPDLVAATLPHWLWYVLMAPIVCLELKIYGQWISGGQRRLSRVANPSNHLSIVGNFVGALLGGIMGLKEGPMFFFAVGLAHYIVLFVTLYQRLPTSETLPRDLHPVFFLFVAAPSVACLAWAWITGEFGYGSRVAYFIAMFLYASLAVRINLFRGFGFSLAWWAYTFPMTSAAIASIRYSSEVKNAFTQCMCIGLSAAATLAVAALFLTTVLHAVVHRDLFPNDISIAITERRRSKPLVGEKMLLRLRSAGGRKKLQRALSTAPSDAADLEAARVATTTSYT
- the LOC136461502 gene encoding S-type anion channel SLAH2-like isoform X1; the encoded protein is MARCSTCDRFSRFMETDEFAVPPRPALVHPDAVGVRIPSSVFSPEEPAAFRERERRHGGDDMAASPGYSPFLPSSAPLVGRSVSISLPASPTGGFDVSSRMEAELQRERDAAVTDAPPRMMMMPPRAPAASAAMALAQPSKMVFRSQPIPAAPAEGDGANRGHDDFARSASAPYAAATAPPAKERRDSRDTSYDSFKTWSGKLEKQITTHLLGSSRLPPAQQQPQQGEEPEEEDAASDLRNSSMPRVQRFFAALEGPELDKLRSSEELILPSDKTWPFLLRFPVSAFGMCLGMSSQAILWKRIAISASTRFLHITVKINLVLWCVSVALMLAVSALYACKLVFYFEAVRREYYHPIRVNFFFAPWIACLFLAIGVPDLVAATLPHWLWYVLMAPIVCLELKIYGQWISGGQRRLSRVANPSNHLSIVGNFVGALLGGIMGLKEGPMFFFAVGLAHYIVLFVTLYQRLPTSETLPRDLHPVFFLFVAAPSVACLAWAWITGEFGYGSRVAYFIAMFLYASLAVRINLFRGFGFSLAWWAYTFPMTSAAIASIRYSSEVKNAFTQCMCIGLSAAATLAVAALFLTTVLHAVVHRDLFPNDISIAITERRRSKPLVGEKMLLRLRSAGGRKKLQRALSTAPSDAADLEAARVATTTSYT